One region of Glycine max cultivar Williams 82 chromosome 9, Glycine_max_v4.0, whole genome shotgun sequence genomic DNA includes:
- the LOC100818330 gene encoding uncharacterized protein: MAVSLTRLSWWLWGSSKEKEPVSSGSTLNSSSEWSFKERETVKFPSVKGTKIAPSHRKVKRKWQSREERRHDREYDVVLVPSDGDGCLSSSESDDSDFSIGWLEPHGSDFLQSDDDLDNSFAVLVPCYRKEVSSSNKELLSVIKNLPNEFSSAGKNYMEHWLASLQNLEA; this comes from the exons ATGGCTGTCTCTTTGACACGTTTGTCATGGTGGTTGTGGGGTAGTAGCAAGGAGAAAGAGCCTGTTTCTAGTGGCTCTACACTGAATTCATCTTCTGAATGGAGTTTTAAGGAAAGAGAGACTGTGAAGTTTCCTTCAGTGAAGGGAACAAAGATAGCTCCTTCTCACAGGAAGGTTAAAAGGAAATGGCAGAGCAGGGAAGAGAGGAGACATGATAGAGAGTATGATGTTGTGTTGGTTCCATCTGATGGTGATGGTTGTTTGTCAAGCTCTGAATCTGATGACTCAGATTTTTCCATTGGGTGGTTGGAGCCTCATGGCTCTGATTTCCTTCAGAGTGATGATGATTTGGATAATAGTTTTGCTGTGCTGGTTCCTTGCTATAGGAAGGAGGTGTCGAGTTCAAACAAGGAGCTTTTGAGTGTCATCAAGAACCTTCCAAATGAATTTTCTTCTG CTGGCAAAAATTACATGGAACACTGGCTGGCTTCTCTTCAGAATTTAGAAGCTTAG
- the LOC100796304 gene encoding mechanosensitive ion channel protein 2, chloroplastic, translated as MALPGSLQLSHGLGLCRNLDCNKHSRAADHGKLHLYSAGPSYPISFMRQECRGFQHLRHINRPAHTLSCKSRSFKCHCFLGQPNELPAVKVAATVLARSCNVLQNSPTIVKLIPAVGVIIFAVWGVGPLLFQTRKLLFQRSDSSWKRSTTYYIITSYLQPLLLWTGAILICRALEPLILPSETSQVVKERLLNFVRSLSTVLAFAYCLSSVIQQAQKFLAESTDASETRNMGFQFAGKAVYSAVWIAAFSLFMELLGFSTQKWVTAGGLGTVLLTLAGREIFTNFLSSVMIHATRPFVVNEWIQTKIEGYEVSGTVEHVGWWSPTIIRGEDREAVHIPNHKFTVNVVRNLSQKTHWRIKTHLAISHLDVNKINNIVADMRKVLAKNPQVEQQRLHRRVFLDNINPENQALLILVSCFVKTSHFEEYLCVKEAVLLDLLRVIGHHRARLATPVRTLQKIYSDADLENIPFADSTFGRGAGTVPNRPLLVIEPSYKINGDDKKSRSARPAVDQDNKTATRTKVDTEGDNKVVTPNSDANGNSKTVVTPNSDANGNSKTVVTPKPDPEVGENKPLKSDSSRENVEVPESPSKSKVTGLVVDNSAQKDVDVKQAKVHTTKNTKPNIDSDNVVSSSSTNNADKTGGFNTNMPMKQQGEKKPAAQPHASRTVLEENIVLGVALEGSKRTLPIDEEIDNVTSREAKEMAALQSGNGSPKAPDGNDN; from the exons ATGGCTCTTCCCGGTTCCCTGCAGTTGTCCCATGGATTGGGACTTTGCAGGAACCTGGACTGCAATAAACATTCG AGGGCAGCGGATCATGGCAAATTACATTTATATAGTGCAGGTCCTTCATATCCTATTTCG TTCATGAGACAGGAATGCAGGGGTTTTCAACACCTTCGTCATATAAACAGGCCAGCACATACATTATCTTGCAAATCCCGCTCTTTTAAGTGTCATTGTTTTTTAGGCCAACCAAATGAGCTTCCTGCTGTTAAGGTGGCTGCTACAGTGTTGGCTAg GTCTTGTAATGTGTTACAAAATAGTCCTACCATAGTAAAGTTGATTCCTGCAGTTGGTGTTATCATTTTTGCAGTATGGGGTGTTGGTCCATTATTGTTTCAGACAAGGAAATTACTTTTCCAG AGGAGTGATAGTAGTTGGAAGAGAAGTACCACTTACTATATAATAACTTCTTACCTTCAGCCATTACTGTTATGGACTGGAGCAATACTTATTTGCAG AGCATTGGAGCCATTAATCCTACCTTCAGAAACTAGCCAGGTTGTTAAGGAACGACTTTTGAATTTTGTAAGATCATTATCAACAGTACTGGCCTTCGCCTATTGTTTGTCAAG TGTAATTCAGCAAGCGCAGAAATTCTTAGCAGAGAGTACTGATGCAAGTGAGACGAGAAAT ATGGGATTCCAATTTGCTGGCAAAGCTGTTTACTCTGCGGTATGGATAGCTGCCTTTTCACTGTTCATGGAATTGCTGGGCTTCTCTACCCAGAAATGGGTTACTGCAGGAGGTCTTGGGACAGTTTTGTTGACCCTTGCTGGTCGTGAG ATATTTACAAACTTCCTTTCGAGTGTGATGATTCATGCAACCCGGCCTTTTGTGGTTAATGAATGGATTCAAACAAAGATTGAAGGATATGAGGTTTCTGGTACCGTCGAG CATGTTGGCTGGTGGTCACCAACAATTATTAGAGGTGAAGATCGTGAAGCTGTTCACATTCCAAACCACAAATTTACAGTGAATGTTGTGCGGAACCTTAGTCAAAAAACACATTGGCGTATCAAAACCCATCTAGCCATTAGTCATTTGGATGTAAATAAGATTAAT AACATTGTTGCTGACATGAGGAAAGTCTTAGCCAAAAATCCTCAAGTTGAGCAGCAGAGGTTGCACAGGAGAGTGTTTTTGGACAACATAAATCCTGAAAATCAGGCACTTTTG ATTCTGGTGTCGTGTTTTGTTAAGACCTCACATTTTGAAGAATATCTGTGTGTTAAG gaAGCTGTACTGTTGGATCTTCTTAGAGTTATTGGCCATCACCGAGCCCGACTTGCCACACCAGTCCGTACCCTGCAGAAAATATACAGTGATGCTGACTTGGAGAACATACCATTTGCAGATTCGACATTTGGTCGTGGTGCTGGGACAGTACCTAACCGTCCATTATTAGTGATCGAACCATCTTATAAGATCAATGGAGATGATAAGAAAAGTCGATCGGCACGGCCAGCTGTTGATCAAGATAACAAGACAGCTACGCGAACCAAAGTTGACACTGAGGGGGATAACAAAGTTGTGACACCTAACTCTGATGCAAATGGAAACTCTAAGACAGTTGTGACTCCTAACTCTGATGCAAATGGAAACTCTAAGACAGTTGTGACACCCAAACCTGATCCTGAAGTGGGTGAAAACAAGCCACTGAAATCAGATTCAAGCAGGGAGAACGTGGAGGTGCCAGAATCTCCTTCTAAATCCAAAGTTACTGGTTTGGTAGTGGATAATTCAGCCCAGAAGGACGTAGATGTCAAACAAGCCAAGGTTCATACCACTAAAAACACAAAGCCAAATATTGACTCTGACAATGTAGTGTCCTCCTCCTCAACTAACAATGCTGACAAAACTGGTGGATTTAATACGAATATGCCAATGAAACAGCAAGGGGAAAAGAAACCTGCTGCACAGCCTCATGCATCCAGGACTGTTCTTGAAGAGAATATAGTACTAGGTGTTGCATTGGAGGGATCAAAGAGGACACTTCCCATTGATGAAGAGATTGACAATGTGACATCTCGAGAGGCAAAGGAAATGGCTGCATTGCAGAGTGGAAATGGATCTCCAAAGGCTCCAGATGGAAATGACAACTAG